Sequence from the Microplitis demolitor isolate Queensland-Clemson2020A chromosome 2, iyMicDemo2.1a, whole genome shotgun sequence genome:
tcccgcgcgcGAGTCATTTCTATGTCTGACGGCCCGATGTCTCCTTTCGACAAAAAGGTTTAGaacttgtaataaatatttgtacatGCTATCTtcaccaacttttaattttatttgtacatagtagaatttactatacagatagtaaaaaatataatcgtcttagctaaaaatacattacgcatagtaaattttaatatcttattatgtaattattactaattagtaaattttactaaacgtttagtaataattacaatgcagaattttttttttcatatttgttagtaaattttactgtagtattgtaatttttactatacttttttctttgtGTAGGAGTGactaaaattgaaattaaaattgggTCCACTTACCCGACGCATCTGGATGACAGACAATATAAGACTTATAGAAGCTGTTATCAGAATTACTGAACAGTAGAAGAAGTATAATTCGGACAGCCACAAACAAAAActgaataattgaataatgtAAAATGGATGCAGAAATTCGAGCCacaataaatgtaaaaagCTTTTCAGAGGGAcgtttatttcatttttcccaTAGACACTGCGCCTGTAATTAAATTCATCTATAAAAAAGCTTATAGTTTACCGAAATAAGTTTGTCTATCAGAAAGGTATAAACTCAACCTTAGAAATTGTTCTTGAGAAGTCAAGCCCTGCATTTCGTGCAACGTTGACGTATAAACACCAGTATCTAGGCCAGCTAGTTTAAGAAATTCGCCGCGGTCATTATcccaaatgtaaataaattttttgcacgtGAACGTCAAAATGGAGGACACTTGTTCAAAATGTCCGCTGTGGAAGTGAATTGACAGCTTCAGAGCATCATCTACAGTTGTCACACCAGCCAGATCTGTCGAATTGACACCAGTCGTATCATTCCCTGATTTACCAACCCACGTCTCGCTGGCCGATGCATTTTTactggaatttatttgaacaaattaagTTCAGAAATTAGTTggctttaataataattatgaagaCTTACCATACATCGGCAGCATTCAGGGTCGTTAGTTTTTCAACATAATAGCAAACATGATCGCCTTGAAATCTTTCGATCAACAGCACAACACTAGCCTTCTTGACTGAACATTTTGAGTGGGTGGCTCGAACCATATAATGAGGTAGCCAGTGGAATACAAGGCGTAGGAGACCACCGGTTGCTATTATAAAGAACCATGTGATCATCGTGAATATAATGTTCCTACGGTATCTGGAAAATAGAAGAATCATTTTAGTTTTCCATGtactcgaaaaaaattcaaggcGTCACGATTTAATGCCTGTGATTCAAGAAGTAAAACCTAAGTCACCGTAGTTTTAACCCTAATCCCTTGAACATGGGTTGTGTCcgtgaattttcaaatattctactGTAAACAGCCTACATGCcgaaattccaaaaaattgtttatcgaAAAAGAGATTTCCGGGGCTGCCAACAACTCTATAGCATACTTGGAAGTCCAAAGAAAATCtacgaattttttcaaatttttccttagagaataacataattaaattagcaGCAGACATAAATGACCCATGTTCAAAGTTTACGGGTGTTGTAAACAGCGACATGGGATTAGGGTTAATAAAGAcggtttataaatattattaattagagtTTGTCTccttataattacaatttctcttattatattaattattaactattattaattagtcttacaaatatttatattaataaaaacgtTCAAAgtctgaaaattaaaataatcaacatGACTCGTTATATCACGTACTtgtttgtataattaattgtttctcACAGAAAATTATGACCAAGGactgattatttattagttgtattttaaataactattaacTTCAAGGTTTTATTTTCATGCATacaaaaacttcaaaaaatcaCAAATGAGAATAAATTACCCGTAAACTTCCATCTGATCTTCTTCACCAGGATTAATATAATCCACCCCATTTTTGAACTGCAAATGTTCTTTGCCCTTCGTACCTaaagcagaaaaaaaacttccaTCAACATCTTTAAAGGAAACCCTTCTTTCTCCCCCTTGgcggtaaaattaaaatattcttacCCTCCAACAATTCAGTTTCTTGTTCAATTTGTGGGTCAACAATATCCGTTGGCGTTCGATTCTCAAAAGACTTGTCTTCATTTCCAGCTGAGCTCGAATTGAGCTCGCTTGGAGTCGTGGGCATTATTACTATCAATGAAttaaactatatatttatttatatttataattatatatgtaccCTATAATAAATTCACGTAAATTGGTAAGCACTTAAGCACAAATATTGTCTGGTTGACACAACCGACTAAACTCAAAGCTTGTCTCTTAACAGCTACTATGGCCCATCCAAGGCTCACTCACATAAATACCCATTGAAATAAACAACTATACCAAAactatgtaaataaataaataaccaaaAGATCTAAGAATCGCGAACCCCATCTGCTATCAATGACAGTGTCCTGTTATCTTTGGTTGTCGCTTCAGAATAATTCGTATCAAAGCTAGCTTTCTTACGACATCGAGAACTggataacaattattattcaatttgaaTATATCTTCTACGTCCGACGTTCACTGTTACGTTGCTGAAGAGATACTGTGGACTGCAGCTAAATGAACAAGTTCAAACTGTCAGATAAAGagacgtatatattttatataatcaacTCTGAAAGGAAAACAAATCTGAGTATCTTGAAGATACTGGTTGAACAATTTTTGCAAATCTATACACATAAATTGATATACATATCGAGGTGACTGAAAAATATCCAATTGGCTAAGCACGGcattaattgataacaattatctgataataattaaataatactacTCACACTAGaagtgtttattttattttatttttttcgtaagtGATTATTATGAactaagtttataaataacatcTATCTTTAGATAATgttcgaaaatttatattatatttacatataaatgtTCTTCTTTATACGCGATCACATAAGGTTCGATTAAGCTCTACAAGATTGCATAGGACCATTATTTCATTTGTGCAACAGCTCCCGCATTTCCTTCCCACTTTGAGTCTCGTAAATGCATCATAAGCTGCCAGCTAATGCCGTAATTATTGGGGGTCGTGACAATGTTATCTGTCCCAAGGCTATTTCATTATCAGAAATACGCttctctatttttatttccgtAAGCGTGTTCCGTCTTATCAAATCAGCTTTTGCGACATCTGGAGTCGGAGGCTCTCGTGTCAAAGGTGGCCATTTCATGTTTTTTGACATATCGCGTTCGATTGCCAAAAACTTGGGTTTTGATTTGTTGGCATTCTGCCATCGGTATGGCAGTTTACCGGAAATTAAGTAATCAACTATGAAGTATTCGACGAGTaatgaaataatcaaattggCTGCACCGAATAAGACCAATCTCATCCTAAATGACAAATCTGGCGGCATTTCCAGTTCTAATAGGTTACGTACCCACTCAAATGGACCCATAGCCAAGTAAATAGACATTAGAGACATCAAAATGAAGTACGTCATCAACCCGTGGTTggtaaaaaaacttttgcgATATGGGTATCCTTTGGAAAAGGTTGCAACGAGTATAATATGCTGCATTGAGCTGATGGTAAAGAGGGTGTAGTTCTCTAAACAGGAGACGTCGTCTTTGTATTCTTTTCCGTCGGCATCGAACGGTTCGTACCAATCGTGCTGTTTGAGGTTAAAGTAACTCCAACATTGAAACCCGGTGATAATGATCATTTGCGTCGCGAGGCTCAATAGTGAGGATGTGCTGATCAAACTAGTCACTGGAGGTTTGTTGAACAGCGGACCATCATACGCTGCAGTACGTGGTAAAAAGAATGCAAACACTGATATGATCAGTAAGTCGATATACAAGAACTCGAAATCCGTTAGGTTGGAATCTATTTCGTATAAAATCATCACTGAGACGAATTGTGTTAGTGAATAAGCCGCCATGTACTTGAAGATACCAAACGAGGTGACCAAAGCAGCACGTCCTTCCCGGATAACAGCCAGCAAGCAAGAGATATTGGTAACCTGGCTGGTAAATGGAGATGCTATTGATGATTCCGTATCGGAGAGTGAGATTCCAGTGTGTGCAGCCCGCAGGGCACTGCAATCATTGGCACCGTCTCCGATCATGGCGACATAGTGGCCAAGACTTTGTAACTCTTGAACCAGCTGTTGCTTCTGATCTGGTGACATCCGTGCGAAAATCGCACCACGTGTTGCTATTTTAGGAAGAAGTTCTGGATAGTATTGTTTGATTATGGCCCAGGTTTTGCCATCAACCGCAAAAACATACTTGTTAGTATTGTACTTGTAACAGTCGTCTGCGAAATAGATCTCATCTGTGCATCCGAAAGTACCATTTTCGACTATTTCTAACCAATCGATGCTATCCGGATTGGTTATTACGCTAATGCTTGAGGGCATTGGTGACGAAACGGTATGATCACTGCGGGTGTAATATAATTGTGGCTTTTGCTGACCAAGTTGTAGCGCAGTTACAGCAATAACTGGCATGTCTGATTGTATCATTTCACAATCACGTGCTACAGACAATGCCGTAAGTATGTTATCGCCAGTAACCATTACTGTCTTTATTGATGCACGATTAAGTTCTTCTATAACTGGAGTAGTTTCTTGCTTGAGTCGATTTTCTAGGATAACGAAACCCAGGAAATGGAGATCAATTTCCGCAGACTCACGGCTCAAACGCTGAACTTTGGCgtaagttaatttattgagTGGTTTGTGTCCCATTGCAATCACACGGTAACCTTCGGAGGTGTATTCCTGGAGAACTGAAGCAAAATCTGCAGGGATTGATTCTGGGCGTGATAGACTTTGGATCATTTCCGGACTTCCTTTGCAGTAGAGATCATAGTGCGTAGCACCCAACGTCCGGGTGATGACACTCATACGCTGTAAGCTCGATGTGAAAGGAAACTGTCTTACAATTCCTATTTCTAATCCTTGCTCAGCTAATTCCGCATCCGAAACAGCCAAATTGTTTAGTGACAAGTTTTCTATTTCGGAGTTAATGATTGAATTATCTTGGTTTTGAGACATGTCTGGTTGTAAGTCTTGGTAAGTTTgcggaaattttgaatttttaggcGGGCGTACGATTATAGGGAACATCATTGAGAACTTGGTGTTATCCGATACATCAGGCTCTTCAAGGGTCCAGCCGGTTGACTCGAACATCTTTAGATCCAGTGGATCTCCAACCAATGATCCATCAATGATTGTTATTTCATGGCAAGTGACCATGCCAAACAGCATTTCCGATAGAGGCAACGTGCCAATTGACTTGATCGGTACAAAAAATTGAGTGTCTATCACTGGAACTACTCCCCACATATCTAGTCCATCTTCTGTAAGGGTTCCAGTTTTATCAAAACAAACACAATCAATAGATCCAGAAACGATAACAGCACGAGGCATTGTGCAATAAATCCGTTTCTTCTCAAGTCGGTTTTGGGCTACCAAACGCCCTATTGTCATGGCAGCAGGCAGCGCTGGTGGAACTACTACAGTAAAGAGATTCAAAGCCTCTAGAAAAATGTCACCAGTAGGTACGCCGCGCATTGATTTGGTTATTGATGTATAAATAGCACCAATGGCTGCGACACACGCTAGGCATTCAACGAATTTGTATGAATCTTGTTCGAATTTGAAGTCAACAGGTGGCGGGTACATTATTGATCGCACGAGTTCTCCTCTGCTGGTAGTAAACCCCGTGCGAATTACTACAGCAAGGACTCTTTCACCTCCCAAGTATCGAGTTTGGAGTACTTTCGTGCCGCAGAAGAGGGTATGACGTGCGTGTTCTTTGGTATCGTATATCATATCCGCTGAAGATGGGACCGGGGTCTTGGTGACGGGCACGGATTCTCCAGTTAACATCGACTCGTTGAGGATGCACATTCCAGTAAGAAGAACTGCGTCACAGGGCATCAGACAACCGTAGGGAGGAATCACTAGGATATCACCAGGAACCAACTGGTCAGATGATATTGAGTCAGTTTTGCCGGTCTCTCGACTTCTCATAACTGTAGCTACATCTGATGAATGGACTGTCGAACTTAGTTTATGTTGATTCTGCAATTGTTCGGGTTGATTTAGTTTTGATAGTCAGGGTGAATTAGAGTCAgttaaaaatcgaaattaaCTAGACTTACACGGCGGGTTTGGATGACAGCCATTGTCATACTGAAACAAGCCATCGATATAATTGCTGCGCTGTAATAGTAGTAAACATCGGCCATCCACAGACAGAAACTGAACAATTGGAAAACGTAAAATGGATTCAGTGCTTCGAGACacaataaatggaaaaaactTTTCAGAGGGATTTTTATTTCGTTCTTGCCATAGACGCTGCgcctgtaattaaatttatatataaaaaaaagctagTAGTTCACCGAAATCAGTTTAtccgtaaaaaatttataaattttacctcagAAATTGTTCCTGAGAAGTCAATCCCGGCATTTGGTGTAACGTTGATGTAGAAACACCAGTATCTAAGCCAGCTAGCTTAAGAAATTCGCCTCGTTCATTATCCCAGATGTAAACAAGTTTTTTGCATGTGAACATCAAAATAGAGGACACTCGTTTAAAATGTCCGCTGTGCAAGTGAACCGACAGTTTCAGAGTATCATCAATAGTTGTCACGCCAGCCAGATCCGTTGAATTGACACTAGCCGCATCATTCCAAGATTCATCAATCAGTGTCTCGCTGTCCAGTGCATTTTTACTGCAATTTAttcgaacaaattaatttaagaaatcaattggcttaaataataattataaatacttacgATACATCAGCAGCAGTCAGtgtctttagtttttttacataatagtAAGCATGTTTGCCTTGAAATCTTTCGATCAGCAGCACAGTATCAGCCTCGTCAAGTGAACATTTAGAATGAGTTGCTCGTACCATCAAATGTGGTACCCAATGAAATACAAGACGTAGGAGACCACCAGTTGCTATTATCAGGAGCCAAGTGATTATTGTAAAGATTTTATTCCTACGGTATCtggaaaataagtaaattattttagtttttaacttgtttcaatttttttttagtaatttacaGTTTAGTGTTTCCAATTTAAGAAATATCGCCAATTTCATTCAAGTTGCAGTTAGTCTTAACCAACAGTCATTGATAAAAACTGATGcatgttaataattatgtattaaCTCCTCGTCCGCGTCGGGTAAAATGGGCTGACGAAAATTccatctcatatttttttttttcatttttaaaaaatattaatcgagacttagtagaaataaatatgttCTCTTCATTATCAATGagcttcaaaaatatttttaatattaacagaagcataaaagtatgaaaataaaaatgatctaaaaaataaaaatattgtatcaatGAAGAATAATATATTCTTACAATTGTCTAAAAACAAGTGCGTCATTTTGCTTAAAATTACGTCGTCTGTAATAGTGACTAAATTATCAATCTGATATTACTACCACTCAAGGCTCTTTTCTTTgaggacaaaatttaattaccgtGATAATTAacgtttttgtttttacaataatttgtcatttaaataattcttaaaaattttttttttagttaaattttacgtaattatttatatcaaggttttattttcattcaaaataatttttcagttcTGTCCTTGTgatgaatttaattacttttgattttctttgttttttattcattattaatcttttaaaaatatgtctaGACAATTTCAATCAGATCAAAAAAATAGATAGCAAATTCGAAgacaaaaaattcataataactgttgattttttttttttaatgctctATACTATTTTGACCATGAAAAagttaaagttattattttttttgttacaaattaaactgcaaaaaaattttactgcgGTTTTCAAGTTCCATATACTTTAtgttattacatatttttttaacccgattttaaaaatgtttatattaaatttctcaaaaaaaaattacatttcaatacataataaaaaaatgtaaataacgaTTGACCCTGTGGGTCAGCCTTAAAATTTCCCGCTATTTCCTTATTCAGAGAGCTTGAAAACTTCAttgtttctaaattttttagtttttagatttgacaaaaaagtttggaccaaaaaaaaatcgatttcgatgaaaaaagaaattattgtcCGTCGATATCTCcgagaaaaattatcaaatctGCACATGTTTTACGGCAATCGAAGGTACTTATTAAGACAG
This genomic interval carries:
- the LOC128669009 gene encoding polyamine-transporting ATPase 13A3-like, coding for MPATPSKLNSSFARNAYNAFNNRTPTDNVDTQVEQKTELLEGTRGNELLQLKNGVDYINPGEEDQMEIYGYRRNKIFTIITWLLIIATGGLLRLVFHWVPHLMVRATHSKCSLDEADTVLLIERFQGKHAYYYVKKLKTLTAADVSKNALDSETLIDESWNDAASVNSTDLAGVTTIDDTLKLSVHLHSGHFKRVSSILMFTCKKLVYIWDNERGEFLKLAGLDTGVSTSTLHQMPGLTSQEQFLRRSVYGKNEIKIPLKSFFHLLCLEALNPFYVFQLFSFCLWMADVYYYYSAAIISMACFSMTMAVIQTRRNQHKLSSTVHSSDVATVMRSRETGKTDSISSDQLVPGDILVIPPYGCLMPCDAVLLTGMCILNESMLTGESVPVTKTPVPSSADMIYDTKEHARHTLFCGTKVLQTRYLGGERVLAVVIRTGFTTSRGELVRSIMYPPPVDFKFEQDSYKFVECLACVAAIGAIYTSITKSMRGVPTGDIFLEALNLFTVVVPPALPAAMTIGRLVAQNRLEKKRIYCTMPRAVIVSGSIDCVCFDKTGTLTEDGLDMWGVVPVIDTQFFVPIKSIGTLPLSEMLFGMVTCHEITIIDGSLVGDPLDLKMFESTGWTLEEPDVSDNTKFSMMFPIIVRPPKNSKFPQTYQDLQPDMSQNQDNSIINSEIENLSLNNLAVSDAELAEQGLEIGIVRQFPFTSSLQRMSVITRTLGATHYDLYCKGSPEMIQSLSRPESIPADFASVLQEYTSEGYRVIAMGHKPLNKLTYAKVQRLSRESAEIDLHFLGFVILENRLKQETTPVIEELNRASIKTVMVTGDNILTALSVARDCEMIQSDMPVIAVTALQLGQQKPQLYYTRSDHTVSSPMPSSISVITNPDSIDWLEIVENGTFGCTDEIYFADDCYKYNTNKYVFAVDGKTWAIIKQYYPELLPKIATRGAIFARMSPDQKQQLVQELQSLGHYVAMIGDGANDCSALRAAHTGISLSDTESSIASPFTSQVTNISCLLAVIREGRAALVTSFGIFKYMAAYSLTQFVSVMILYEIDSNLTDFEFLYIDLLIISVFAFFLPRTAAYDGPLFNKPPVTSLISTSSLLSLATQMIIITGFQCWSYFNLKQHDWYEPFDADGKEYKDDVSCLENYTLFTISSMQHIILVATFSKGYPYRKSFFTNHGLMTYFILMSLMSIYLAMGPFEWVRNLLELEMPPDLSFRMRLVLFGAANLIISLLVEYFIVDYLISGKLPYRWQNANKSKPKFLAIERDMSKNMKWPPLTREPPTPDVAKADLIRRNTLTEIKIEKRISDNEIALGQITLSRPPIITALAGSL